In a genomic window of Macrobrachium nipponense isolate FS-2020 chromosome 10, ASM1510439v2, whole genome shotgun sequence:
- the LOC135223513 gene encoding LOW QUALITY PROTEIN: proteasome subunit beta type-3-like (The sequence of the model RefSeq protein was modified relative to this genomic sequence to represent the inferred CDS: inserted 1 base in 1 codon; deleted 1 base in 1 codon) → MSILSYNGGCVVAMRGKNCAAIACDLRFGIQGQTISTDFEKVFEVGPNLYIGLPGLATDTQTVLQRLKFRIKMYEMREGRRVKPKTLMAMVQNMLYERRFGXYFIEPVIAAVDPATKEPYICALDLIGCECEPEDFVVAGTCSESLYGMCETAWREDMGPDELFECISQSMLDAADRDALSGWGSVVHVIEQDKVTTRYLKCRYD, encoded by the exons aGCATTCTGAGTTATAATGGTGGTTGTGTTGTGGCCATGAGGGGAAAGAATTGTGCGGCCATAGCATGTGACCTTCGGTTCGGTATACAAGGACAAACTATTTCCACAGATTTTGAG AAAGTGTTTGAAGTGGGACCAAATTTGTACATTGGATTGCCAGGATTGGCAACTGATACCCAGACTGTGCTGCAGAGACTCAAGTTTCGCATCAAGATGTATGAAATGAG AGAGGGTCGCCGTGTGAAACCCAAAACCTTGATGGCTATGGTACAAAATATGCTATATGAGAGGAGATTTG CATATTTTATTGAGCCTGTCATTGCTGCTGTGGATCCAGCAACTAAAGAGCCATACATTTGTGCCCTTGATCTGATCGGGTGCGAATGTGAACCTGAAGATTTTGTTGTGGCAGGAACCTGCTCAGAATCTCTTTATG GCATGTGTGAAACAGCTTGGCGTGAAGACATGGGACCAGATGAGCTATTTGAATGCATCAGTCAGTCAATGCTTGATGCAGCTGATCGG GATGCTTTGTCTGGTTGGGGTTCTGTTGTTCATGTCAT TGAACAAGATAAAGTGACCACACGCTACCTCAAGTGCAGATACGACTAA